DNA from Pseudocitrobacter corydidari:
CATCTCTCCTTGGGGTGTTAATTCCGTATCATTTTAAAAATTTATTTATTTCCTCTTATATATTCAGGAAACAAATGATAAGGTTATCTTTATAGTTCATGTTAATCATTAACAGACTATATTCAGACCAGTAATTCAAATATATATATTCAGACCTGCATGAGTAATAATATGTTTTTATTATTTTTGTAAAACAGCGTATTTAATCGCTCGAACTCTTTCGCAATTGGTTTATCTTAGCTGCCAATCAGGATATTCAACGCGAAGGGATAACATCATGAAAAAGCGCGATACGGTTATGCTTGCTTTGTCGTTGCCATTATTTGTCACTGGCTCCGCGCACGCATTAACACTCGAACAAGCCATTAAGAACACTCTTAACACACATCCAGAAGTTAGCGCTTCAATCAATAGTCGATATTCAGCTGACTATGATTTGAAAGCCGCAAGAGGCGGATATCTCCCGTCATTAAATTTAAATGCCGGCACCGGCTGGGAGCAAACCGATAACGCCACCACCCGCGCGGCGAACGATCACCGCCGTAACCTGCACCGTAGCGAATCGTCACTGATGCTGACGCAAAACGTGTTCAACGGTTTTGCCACCACCAGCGAAGTGGCCCGCCAGAAAGCCACCGTTAACTCCCGCGCTTACGGGGTAAGCAACAGTAGCGAAACCACCGCGCTGAGCGCGATTCAGGTCTATATGGATGTCCTGATGCGCCAGCAGTTCGTCAAGCTGGCGGAAGAAAACCTTGCCAGCCATGAACGCATCTTTGATCAGATCAACCTGCGAACCCAACAAGGCGTAGGCCGTCAGGCTGATTACGAGCAGGCCGAAGCCCGTCTGGCCCAGGCGCGAAATAATCTGCTGACCGAGCAAACCAATCTGGAAGATGCGCGCACCAACTTCTTCAGTATCACCGGAAGCGAAGCCGAGTCGCTGAACCAGCCTGCACCGGTCGCCACACCGGGCACCCTCGAGGATGCGCGTAAAGTGATGCTGAACAACAGCCCGCTGCTGAAACTGGCCGAGTCGGATGTTGAAGCAACCCGCCAGCAGTATGAAGCGTCGAAATCCACTTTCTACCCGAATGTGAATATCGAGGCAGGCCGTACCATGGATAACAATATCGATGGCACCCGCGGCCACAGCCAGGAATGGCAGGCGATGTTGCGTATGCGCTACAACTTGTTTAATGGCGGGACGGATAAGGCAAATCTTACATCAAATGCTTATAAATTACGTGAAGCACAAGATGTACGAAATAATGCGCAGCGTCAATTAACGGAAGAATTACGTCTTTCGTGGAACGCATTAAAAAATGCGCAGCAGCAAGTTCCGATTGCGCAACAATATGCTGACCAAAGTTATAAAGTGCGTGACGCCTATCGCCAGCAATTCAGTATTGGCGAGCGTACGTTATTAGATTTGCTCGACAGTGAAAATGAAGTATTCACTGCGCAGCGCAGAAATATTGAAATGCAATACGTTGAATTATTTTCCGGCTATAGAATTAAAGCGCGTACGGGCGAATTACTGAAGTCAATGTCCATTCAACCGCCATCAGCCAGTGAGGCGACCTGGGTTGAGGATCAGCAGTCATTACCGGACCTGAAATAAATTGTTAATACAGAGGGAGCCCGGCTCCCTCTGTATTAACAGCCGGTATTGTTATAAGGACATAAAATATGGCACTACATTCAATCCCCTCTTCCGGCGGCGATACTGTTGATAATCAGGACGATATCGGCATCGACCCACGTACACTTCACGACGATCCATTGCTGGATAGCCTGATGGCCATTTGCATGCTGCATGGCAGTCCGGCCAGTCGCGTCTCGTTAACCGCCGGATTACCACTGGTAAATAACCGACTCACGCTGGCAATTTTCTCACGCGCCGCCGCCCGCGCGAATCTGCGGGTACGCATGCTCAAGCGTGAGCTGAAAAAAATCACCGCCGTCTCTCTGCCCGCCATTTTGTTGCTCAAAGGCAACCGCACCGCCGTACTGCTTGGCTGGAGCGAACACGGCGAGGCGCGTATTCTGCCAAGCGAAACGCTCGGTGGTGAGCTATCGATTGATGCGCAAACGCTGGCGGATGAATACACCGGCGTGGCGTTGTTTATTCAGCCGATGCATCAGCGCGAACGCAGCGAAACAGCGCTCATACCCCGAACCCGAACCTGGTTTCGCGATACGCTAAAACTCTCGCGGACGCTGTACACTGACTCTATCGTTGCCAGCTTCCTGATTAACGTCATCGCCTTGTGTACACCGCTGTTTGTGATGAACGTCTACGATCGTGTGGTGCCCAATCAGGCGACCTCGACACTGTGGGTGCTGGCGATCGGTATCACCGTCGCCTTTCTGTTTGATTTACTGCTGAAAACCTTGCGCAGCCGCTGTCTTGATCTGGCCGGGAAGAAAACCGACATGATCGTCTCGGCGTCGCTGTTCAGTCGAATCACCGGGATGGCGATGAAAGCGCGCCCTGCGCGTCTGGGGAGCTTCGCGCAAAACATCCATGAAATTCAGTCGCTGCGAGATTTCCTCTCTTCACTGACGCTCGCTACGCTTATCGATATGCCCTTCACCCTGCTGATGCTGCTGGTGATTGGCATCATCGGCGGCCCTTTGGTATTTATTCCGCTGGTTGCGTTTCCGCTGGCGCTGGTCGTCAGTTGGCTGATTCAGCGACCGCTCAATGAAACCATCGACGACACCATGAAACTCTCCTCAGAGCGCCAGGCGGTGTTGATTGAAACTCTGAGCGGCCTCGACGCCATCAAAGTGAACAATGCACAAAGCGAGCGTCAGTATCTGTGGGAAAAAACGCTGGGCACGCTGAGCAAAAAAGAGCTGCGGGTAAAAACGCTCTCGACGCTGGCGGTCAATTTTACCGCCTGGCTCCAGCAGTTTTCCGGCGTGGCGATGATTGTCGCCGGGGTCTATCTCATTATTGATGGCAACCTCAGTATGGGCGGCCTGATTGCCTGCTACATGCTGAACGGACGCGCGCTGGTGCCGATGGGGCAACTGAGCGGCCTCGTCACGCGTTATCAGCAGGCGCGCATGACGATGGAAACCACCGAAAGCATGATGGATTTGCCGCAGGAGCGTCAGGAAGATG
Protein-coding regions in this window:
- a CDS encoding type I secretion system permease/ATPase, encoding MALHSIPSSGGDTVDNQDDIGIDPRTLHDDPLLDSLMAICMLHGSPASRVSLTAGLPLVNNRLTLAIFSRAAARANLRVRMLKRELKKITAVSLPAILLLKGNRTAVLLGWSEHGEARILPSETLGGELSIDAQTLADEYTGVALFIQPMHQRERSETALIPRTRTWFRDTLKLSRTLYTDSIVASFLINVIALCTPLFVMNVYDRVVPNQATSTLWVLAIGITVAFLFDLLLKTLRSRCLDLAGKKTDMIVSASLFSRITGMAMKARPARLGSFAQNIHEIQSLRDFLSSLTLATLIDMPFTLLMLLVIGIIGGPLVFIPLVAFPLALVVSWLIQRPLNETIDDTMKLSSERQAVLIETLSGLDAIKVNNAQSERQYLWEKTLGTLSKKELRVKTLSTLAVNFTAWLQQFSGVAMIVAGVYLIIDGNLSMGGLIACYMLNGRALVPMGQLSGLVTRYQQARMTMETTESMMDLPQERQEDAPSVAREKLQGAIAFQNVTFTYPDQKYASLRAISFTITPGERVGIIGRSGSGKSSLAKLIIGFYQPDAGEILIDGMDANQIDVNDLRHNIGYGPQDIHLFSGTLRENLIYGASYVDDDVMLRASRLAGVHEFARKHPDGYNMQVGERGLNLSGGQRQAVVLARALLLDPPILLLDEPTSSMDNTTEDAVRRALMENTRGKTMLLVTHRASMLALVDRLIILDRGRIIADGPRDNVLAALKKGQIHASH
- a CDS encoding TolC family outer membrane protein, yielding MKKRDTVMLALSLPLFVTGSAHALTLEQAIKNTLNTHPEVSASINSRYSADYDLKAARGGYLPSLNLNAGTGWEQTDNATTRAANDHRRNLHRSESSLMLTQNVFNGFATTSEVARQKATVNSRAYGVSNSSETTALSAIQVYMDVLMRQQFVKLAEENLASHERIFDQINLRTQQGVGRQADYEQAEARLAQARNNLLTEQTNLEDARTNFFSITGSEAESLNQPAPVATPGTLEDARKVMLNNSPLLKLAESDVEATRQQYEASKSTFYPNVNIEAGRTMDNNIDGTRGHSQEWQAMLRMRYNLFNGGTDKANLTSNAYKLREAQDVRNNAQRQLTEELRLSWNALKNAQQQVPIAQQYADQSYKVRDAYRQQFSIGERTLLDLLDSENEVFTAQRRNIEMQYVELFSGYRIKARTGELLKSMSIQPPSASEATWVEDQQSLPDLK